The Periophthalmus magnuspinnatus isolate fPerMag1 chromosome 17, fPerMag1.2.pri, whole genome shotgun sequence sequence TGCAATCCTGACCAAAAAACTCtaatctaaaacaaataaatattccTGATAAACAGTAAAATGGACACAGAGTGTTTGAATGTCTGACAAAAGGACTGAAGAACACAGGACCAGAATGATGAAGCTGCTTGACTCATGGCAGCTGCAGACTCGGGGCATTGTGGGCAACAGTGCTGAGATTTaacttattattaattattcatCCTATTCACACCTGAGTCTGAGAGAAGCTCATGTGACAGATGGTTCAGGCTGTGGAGatgttgaaatgttccactggtTCATGATCTAATACATGTGATTAACATTGGATTATAATAAAGGCAGAAATATCTAATAAAAAGACAGTTCACATCTTACCGTTTGTCGAGTGTATCTCATCCTGACGAGGTGGATTTCCAACGCGATGCCCTGTAATGTCAGAGCCTAATTTCAGCGCGTAATTAAAGAGAGTTCGTGCGGACGCGTGAATCCGACGCCACACGTTTGGTTTCCATCGATGTGTCTGGGCTTCTTTTTCTGAGGGCACCGGTCTCGCCAGCCATTTAATCGCGTCGAGCAGCAGATCCCACGTAACAGGCTGGACGCAAATCCGAGCGCAGATCACTCAGATGAAACGGCTCAACTCCGCCGCGCGTGTCTCTCCAGATGTGGACACGAGGCGTCACATGTCTCCAACACAGACGCATTTGGTGGTGTCCGGTGCCAGCGGCGCGATTCTTCAGCCCAGATCTGGCGCGTAAACCTCTGGCTGTGGCTTTGCGCCTTCACGGCTCCCTCCTGCGTCCGAGGCGCATGGTGGGCGTGTGCGCGTGAACTGTTTGAACCTGttgtgtgaaacaaaaccagACTGAAGGATGCTCCTCTGGGGTTAATGAAGTGAAGCCTTAGTAAACTGTACATCCTTTATGTGTGTTTAAGTAATCACCAACAAACATATGCAGTCAAACCAGGCTGGATGTAAGAGCCCTGCACACTTCATTTCACACAGGCCCTTGTCATAATAAATGCACCAAAAagccaaaatacacaaatgtgtCAATCATAAGTTATTACACCCCCGCACCAGCCACGCACCTGCGCTTTGTGGGTCAATCTCACAACCCAAAACAATGCAGGATGCAGGCcttgttttgatgtgttttctCTTCAGCAGTCGCACTTTGCACTGATGGAAGATTTGGAAGACCTTTGATTTGATGTGTTTATGTGAAtcattctttatttattattctttctTCTCATGTGAATGTGTGGCCAAGGTCTGGGTTATTTGGAGTTTCAGTTTTGATTCTGTCGTTGTTGTGTGGCACTGATGTGTTGGTGGAGAACCTTTGTGTTTTGGTCCTTGACAACCAAACCTGGTTATCAAGGCTGAGCACACATCCCTCTCCTTGTGTTGCTTGGATCCACCAACAGGACGTAACATTATTCAGGATCCCAGCACAGCACTTTTTACGTAAAAAAAATGCCACCTCCCATAATGCCGTTGTTTCTGTCTTGAATATCAGTGTATTATGTTTGAACACCCGAgtggagtccattttgtgcattttaaggGGATTCCTTCCGTTGTTCCTGTGCTGGTCCATGTCTTATAGATGAGACAGAAACTCGGCTTCTTCAATGAACAATCCAACACTAGAGGTTTGGATACGGTTAGTGTTTAATGGTTCAAACAATATTTCAAGTTGTAAAAAACAATGAAAGTATTGAGATGTAAAGCCCTTCTAATGAAAACGCTCATGGTAAGTCTTGTTCAGAAGGTGACTGCTTGAACTGACGTCTAGCTAACACATCTGGCATGTCTGAAGATGTTCTGGAACAAATCATGGCATGACAAATATTAGCGAGGGAGAGAGATCAATCCAAATGAATGAAGTCTACATGAATCCTGTCTAACATGAACTCCCATTAGACTTTAGAATAATTACAAGCGGTTGTTTtgggtttgcatatttcatAATCCAGTGATCTAATGTGTCTGGAGATGGACAGTAACAGCTTCTTTGTAAACTGTGTCCACATTCACACTGGTTTAATGGAGTCGCCAGTGTGAAATATCTAATCTGACATCTTATCTGGGTTGCCTTGGTAACAACATCCACCAAGATAGTGAGGTAGGTAAAGtacttcataaaataaacattcgCAAATATGTGATAAACCTTTGCAGAATTACGCAGACACTGTTTGATTGTCTAAATTCAtggtgtttctgtttctgtacaACAAAATGCATCGAAAACCTGGCTTTTTTTTACTGTACGACAACTAGTACTTGATGGAACTACATTGGACCTAACACTGACACTTGGAGAACCCCACTCTATACTCAATATTTAGGGCAGTGAACAAATTAATTGACTGATATCATAATTGTTTATAAGCTCAGAACTAATACCCTATGTTAAATGATTATATCGCTTTGCAGGACAtccaaaatactttaaaataataataataataccagtaAGACAGTGTTCATTAGGGAGAGaattttagtgtgttttttgtttttaatgcgaCAAAGAGACGCCACAAATAGATTCTCACCCTAATACAAACatgaaagttcacattttgcTGATAGGACAGGATCACGGGAGATTCTTATACCCTTCATCCGGATTCTCCCCTGGACGTCCTCCTTCCATGAACGTCCCCATTCGACTCTTAGAACGTTCCATATTCAGCTGACTTTGAGTTCCTGCGCACGAGAAAACGACTTATTTCAAATCGGCTAAAATGGCTGATCAAAGAAAGTTGCTGTTTTAACAACTCACCGTCACGTTTTAATGCATCGATAGTTTGCTCTGGGATGGGGTTAGGAGCAGTTGGATGCACTCGGTTTCctgtaaaacaagaaaaacgtGACACGGGTTTGAAGAATTGGGTGTGTAAAGTGGCACTGCCGGTCCGGAGCGCTAGTGATGGTaaagaggagaggctgaggaggttaAAGGCCAACCGTTAACAGACTATCTGCATGTTTATACGAAGATAATGCGCGGCAGTTAGCATTGGAACGCTAATGAATTCACTGACCATTATGTAATTCAGTGTAAAGTACTTTGACTGTCTTGAACCCCCTATATAAACTCAATGCGTTATTATTACTATGGGTGTTTTTAGagattgaaaatatatttacatttcttaACTGTATAATTTTTAGtctaaatttcataaactttacCTCTCTGTGTCACCAGATATGACGTagacacattcaaatccaaTATATCCTTTACCGATAAcagttgtaatgctgatttattcttaattacaaatatATGAGACCAATAGTAAGAGACAAGCGCAGTTAATAATGTTGAAATACCGTTATAGACCCTAAAACACCACCCGCctcatattttcattattttgtagaggcgttttattattatttttaatattaatgtgTACGAGAAGCAAATATACAACATTTAAGACAGGAGAAAGGTCCTAATGTGCCCTGAGGTGAATAGTGCGGTCATAGGTGTGTCTCTTGTATTTCAGTGCACACAGCAATAAATGGAAGGAAATCTAGACTCTCTGAAGCCTCTTAATCCGGCCACACGTGCGACAGATATAAAGCATTATTCATATACGCTTCATTTCTTAAGAATTAAAGTTTGGGATTGTGATGTCAAACCTTAAAGAATTTTCAGTGAGTCTCATTTTAAACcagtggagattttaagatgctaaaataCTAAACTTAATGTTCATTCAAACGTTTCCTGACACTATAGAGTGGTGTATTCATCAGCAGTCACCTGGGTTGTTCCACCATGGTTTTGTAaaatttttaacattgttttggcCAATATGCCGTCATAACGACTCCGATCAACCCTCTAATGAGCTCATGCTGTTACACCTCTGCTCTGAGACTCCACACTCTTTAATGAACTTTATGGAATAATTTGGTTGGCTTGTATATTTTGTATcctattctttcttttttttaaattaatttattttttttttactatgggcTGAATAAATTTGTGTctgaaataaagaataataaaataaataaatataaaaaaataataaaataaataaataaataaatataaaaaataaaaacaaatttaaaaaaatgaattaaaaaataaaataaataatgaataaataaaaaaattaaaataaaatacaaagaaatgaaGAGAAATGCAATGGTGGATTTCCATATTAACAGACGTTTTTTGACATTCCTTTCCAAACTCTATATTAACTCAGAAAACCTCAAAGCaatgtgcacttttaaaacttaCCGAAAGATGGTAGAATATGGTTGATGTTGAGCCATGCTTTCACAAAGGGGTAAATGGATATGAGGAGACCTGAAACATAATAATATCAAGTCTTTATGGTGATATTTTTGTGCCAGTCGTCTGAAGGTTTCCACTGTGCAAAACAACAGTTATTGATTTGACTTATAGGCCATATGGGAAACTGTGCTGTGTCCAGTGGGTGTCTGTGATGCAAGTGTGTGCTTAAAATGTCATGCAACTGAAGGAGTGAAAAGATTTTGCCGAGAACACCACGTCCATTAGTCACCCCCATGTGTTATAGGAGCAGACACGGAGAAGGCAAAATCCAACAAACATTATATAAATAGATGCCACTCACGGACGTTTCAAGTCTCAGGAGGTATTTTTCCAGCCTATTTcaggtatttagtattaaaatataattcaattcaagtttatttataacttcagctgaccaaagtgcttaaaaaaaaagtcaacaaaatcaAATATCAATTACCGGCTTGAATCTCCAGCACAGACTGATATTTAATTTAGTCCAACTAGCTGTGTAAAGCaaacacataaagctttatttgaacactttagtgcaaagagataactgcacaaaatgtgactacacagctgCCTTATAGATTTATGGTCAAAAAGAGCTGAGGGTGAGCttttagtaaatttaaatgacagaatttgaccattaaatactgtattttctggactataggtgtcacttttttcatagtttggctgtgggtgcgacttgtactcaggtgcgatttatatgtgaaatacacgtttttttcttcattattatgcatttttggctggtgcgacttatattccaggaAATACGGTAAATTAGTCTAAATAgtaaagagcagtgggcggggacagAAGCTTAGGTTAAAatggacattttctgagcactcaaaccaaaaatacaaaacaatacaggattactccaACAAGCACGAATTAATCACAGTGTAACtttgagtaaactaatgatgagggaacgtcACTgtatctattctgcaaaattgacttttagaGGTTTTAACTGTGCTATACCTCACCAGTGATTTGTGcaagtttgagcaatctttaatcggttattttcaaaatgccatattgtCGATCACCCCGCGGTTTCGCAGCCACGGTACAAACCCACTGCTCTCTAAATACtacattctccaattttattttcttaaacggTGATGCACACAGGATCCGGCAGCGTTGTgcagtcattttggcacaaatttaaaaaatctgccacttgcttgtgcGATGTGCGGatgccgactctttgttgtgatgacgtttacggtgacgtcagctcctattcgGCACTGCAGTTTTGTAATGCGAAAGTGAACGAGCCTGTTTCTTTTATAAACTTGTTTTCTATGACTATTGCAatgtaaaatgtccaaattacaacACAATAATCCCGGGTGTCTTAGATTATAAttacagagcacacacaaatacaataggtctgctttataAGTCCATTTTCCGTGGTATTTTCCCCTTTAAATGTTCAGCTTGGAGCTATAGCAGATTAATTATTCAAAGCTCATCAAATCATTAGTTAGAATGAATTTCACATTAACTATGCATGCTGATGTTGTCTTGCTTTAAAAACCATgccctctgctcctttgacttGGCAGTGCGGAGAAGTTGGTTCTATGGTTACGCCGCTTCATCAAAGACTGGATGGAAAATGTCACCGTCCTCAGATCTTTTTAccttaatttgcacatttatacATCTATATTTAATTGTGTGTGTTGGGTAACCTGTTAACTAATGCACAAACCACCAGTGAAAACAATTGCATCATGAGATTAGCTGAAATGTCTGTAAGGAATAAATCATCTCTTACTGGCAGTGATGATTTCTATTTTCGTCCTGCTGTTGTTGGGGATTACGTCACATTAACGACTACTTTGCTtgctacagtctgtggtttagacccggttcagtccaaGATTAGCCTCGCTCTACCGGGCCTTTTGTCCATTACTAAGATAACACATcgaacagtggtggaagaagaagCCAATTCTGAcacttttgttcaacagaaacaattgaatacaTCGTTTTTTTCTCgctggttttattttttggtacctgctctcaaatgtcactgtaaaattgacttaaataaAGTAGAGATACGTAAAGTTATAGTACTTtgctttgttacattccacacTCATGCCATATATTGTCTAAGGTGGTTGTCTACCAGAAAGAAAAGTTTTACGACTCACAGTTCTTGACCTTTATCGTTCTTGTAGGTAATGTGCACCATGTTTCAAAGCTGCTCTTTCATCGGACTGGGGACCCACCTTTAAATCTTGAGTTAGGTGATAATGAAAGTGCACTACTGTACCAAGAACAAAGGTATCAGAGGTTATAATACTTTTTTACAAGACTTGAATGGACAATACTGCCATAATGTGTTGAGTATTGACGTCTCTGGGTcctaaataaacttctcctgggTTAGACATCAAGAGTTTTCCATCTTTCTTTACAACTTTCTGGCTACTTCAATTATTCTACAACAGTAAGTTTGGCCTGGACTTACAGCTGGACGATTAGCCCATTGTACATTATGTTTTAGATTACAGAATACGACGGAATACGGTCAACATGTATGAATTAACCAAAGCCAATCAACCAACCAAGCAGGGTGGCGTTCTTTTGTTGGAACAGTCCTGAAACAACACATGAAGAACTCTCATTAGACACTTACCAAGTCCTCCTGCCCCCAGAAAGATGCCCCCAACAGCATCAGCGTCACACTCCCTGGAAATCCCGATCATGACGCAGCCGGCGATTATACTAAGCAGTGACGAGCCCACCCTCAGCCCATGGTACTCCCCAACACTGACGGGGTTCATTCACCTCTACCCCACGCGCCGACGTTCAAAGTCTTCTTAGCACAGCTCTTGGGCCCTCAAAGCCACCTCCAACTCCAGTGTCTGTCTGCACAAGGCCCACCCCTCCCTTCTCCACTCTACTCTCTCCGACAGGGCCACTTTCTCCGGCTGTGCATCCATGCCTGTTAGCTTCTCAAGAAGGCTCATGCATCTTTAAAGACAGAGCTCTAGTTTCCATTATCATCGAGAATTACAACGCCCTGGCTTTCACGACCATGAGCTGATACAAATCTGATCATATGCTCATGTCTTGAAGCAAATTTGACTTTCTTCTTGCGTCACAAGTACATAAAAATATTGTATCCACCTGTATTTTGTGGCCATAATCAAACAGGGCTCATAAAAATACTCGAGGgcagtaaaataataaagacCCACATAGTTTGAAGACTTGTAGAGCTTGAGGGGAATGTGTAATGAAAGGTTCAGAAAGTCCTCTAAAGTGGGGGCTCGAGGCCATCCTCAAAGGCCGGTTGCCATGGGAATAGCATTTCCATGGCAACTGTGGGGTAAAGGGTAAGCAGGGATCAACAGCGCTAAGGGTAAAAATGCTTTTCTGGAACCTTTTCTGGTCGAGGGCACAGCGCCAGTTTGCGTCCATAGATGAGTGGCATTAAATGTTTATCTGTTCACcgggtgtttttgtgtttttgtgaattaTACTTTGAATAAGATGCATTGTTACTTTGAGTAGGGTCGTATCTCCACGGATCTGAGCTATGACTTGCCACTTGATAGTCTCAACTGAGATAGAGTGTATGCcaaactgtagaacattctgTGTAAAGCAACAACACCATGGACAAAAGTAGACTGCGGACATTCCACCAAAAAGGTTACG is a genomic window containing:
- the kncn gene encoding kinocilin, whose amino-acid sequence is MNPVSVGEYHGLRVGSSLLSIIAGCVMIGISRECDADAVGGIFLGAGGLGLLISIYPFVKAWLNINHILPSFGNRVHPTAPNPIPEQTIDALKRDGTQSQLNMERSKSRMGTFMEGGRPGENPDEGTSSDMPDVLARRQFKQSPSEQDLP